One window from the genome of Pelodictyon luteolum DSM 273 encodes:
- a CDS encoding SDR family oxidoreductase, with translation MQQKTVLVAGASGYLGRYAVKEFSERGYRVRALVRNPDSLRAPGPNLEPAIAGIADELVQGDATDPASLKDVCRGVDIVFSCMGLTKPQDNVTNEAVDHLGNLALLRDAEECGVRKFVYVSVFNAELMADVEVVEAHERFVRDLKASGMPYAVIRPTGFFSDMGMFFSMVRSGHMFLLGDGTNRINPIHGADLATVCVNAAEGTEEEVPVGGPDTYTFQETVDMAFEALGKKPWTTHLPVWIGEAALFMAGFVNKSIANVLAFALTVNTIDNVAPAAGTRHLKDFYRELVAKQG, from the coding sequence ATGCAGCAGAAAACCGTTCTCGTGGCAGGAGCATCCGGATACCTCGGAAGGTACGCTGTCAAAGAATTTTCTGAACGGGGTTACCGGGTAAGGGCCCTTGTGCGCAACCCCGACAGCCTCCGGGCCCCGGGGCCTAATCTCGAACCTGCCATAGCAGGCATTGCCGACGAGCTGGTGCAGGGGGATGCCACCGATCCCGCCTCCCTGAAGGACGTCTGCCGGGGAGTGGATATCGTCTTCTCATGCATGGGGCTTACCAAACCGCAGGACAATGTAACGAATGAAGCGGTTGACCACCTTGGGAACCTCGCCCTGCTGCGGGACGCAGAGGAATGCGGAGTCAGGAAGTTCGTCTATGTCTCGGTGTTCAATGCAGAGCTCATGGCGGATGTTGAAGTCGTCGAGGCCCACGAACGCTTTGTACGGGATCTCAAGGCCTCCGGCATGCCATATGCAGTCATCCGTCCCACCGGCTTTTTTTCCGACATGGGCATGTTCTTCTCGATGGTCCGGAGCGGCCACATGTTCCTCCTCGGCGATGGCACGAACCGCATCAATCCCATCCACGGCGCCGACCTGGCAACGGTCTGCGTTAATGCGGCGGAAGGAACAGAAGAGGAGGTTCCGGTCGGCGGACCAGATACCTACACGTTTCAGGAAACTGTCGACATGGCCTTTGAGGCCCTTGGCAAAAAACCCTGGACAACCCACCTCCCCGTGTGGATCGGTGAGGCAGCGCTGTTTATGGCAGGCTTTGTCAATAAATCCATCGCAAACGTCCTTGCCTTCGCACTCACCGTCAATACAATCGACAATGTCGCTCCCGCTGCGGGAACCCGTCACCTGAAGGATTTCTACCGGGAACTCGTCGCGAAGCAGGGTTGA
- a CDS encoding DUF4412 domain-containing protein has product MKQAVRLLVFSLFFILLFSACKGQNSPDETVLYSGSAQPFEGVLTMKTVIAGAGTTTTSIMVGHEGIRTESTASLAGLSGRVPVTVLFRAREAGSIYLLNDAAKTYMVFNAESGSPAGDADPLSDAVVANLGEEMVNGYRCTHVRIAEKDGSGVVELWLNHDLLDYVAWTRMQATNRNTASLIAEKLRRVGLDGFPVRTLHRPSGVVTDLVKLERMKPDPSLFSVPAGYRKAEMPSVEPKMLSDESLDKLKGAAEKLHRQLQGR; this is encoded by the coding sequence ATGAAACAAGCCGTCCGCCTGCTCGTGTTCTCCCTTTTTTTCATTCTCCTCTTTTCTGCCTGCAAAGGCCAGAACTCCCCGGATGAGACTGTTCTGTACTCCGGTTCCGCTCAGCCGTTTGAGGGAGTGCTGACCATGAAGACGGTTATTGCCGGCGCCGGGACCACGACCACCAGTATCATGGTCGGCCATGAGGGGATCCGCACCGAAAGCACCGCCAGCCTTGCCGGGCTCTCCGGCCGTGTGCCGGTGACCGTCCTGTTCCGGGCCCGAGAGGCCGGAAGCATCTATCTGCTCAATGATGCAGCGAAGACCTATATGGTGTTCAATGCTGAATCGGGCTCCCCGGCCGGGGATGCCGATCCGCTCAGCGATGCCGTGGTGGCGAACCTCGGAGAGGAGATGGTGAACGGGTACCGTTGCACCCATGTGCGCATTGCTGAAAAAGATGGTTCGGGAGTCGTCGAGCTGTGGCTGAACCACGATCTGCTCGATTATGTGGCATGGACCCGCATGCAGGCCACCAATCGAAACACTGCTTCGCTGATTGCCGAAAAGCTCAGGAGGGTTGGGCTCGACGGGTTTCCCGTCCGGACCCTCCACCGTCCTTCCGGGGTGGTGACCGATCTTGTAAAGCTCGAGCGGATGAAGCCCGATCCTTCACTCTTCAGCGTGCCGGCAGGGTACAGGAAGGCGGAGATGCCCTCCGTTGAGCCGAAGATGCTGTCCGATGAGAGCCTCGACAAGCTGAAGGGAGCTGCTGAAAAGCTCCACCGGCAGCTGCAGGGACGCTGA
- a CDS encoding arsenate reductase ArsC, translated as MDKKKTVLILCTENTARSQMAEGLLRNMAGDRFEVLSAGTQPADAVHPLALKAMQEIGIDISGQYPKDIATYLGKTFIHYLFIVCSKANATCPRIWPGMAIQENRIYWPMEDPAATEGGEEERLEAFRRVRDELQTNLADWIEKA; from the coding sequence ATGGACAAGAAAAAGACCGTTCTCATCCTCTGCACCGAAAACACCGCCCGCAGCCAGATGGCCGAAGGGCTGCTGCGCAACATGGCAGGAGACCGTTTCGAGGTCCTCAGTGCCGGCACCCAACCCGCTGATGCCGTTCATCCTCTTGCCCTCAAAGCCATGCAGGAAATCGGTATTGACATCAGCGGCCAGTACCCGAAAGACATAGCGACCTACCTCGGCAAGACCTTCATCCATTACCTCTTCATCGTCTGCAGCAAGGCCAATGCTACCTGTCCGCGGATCTGGCCGGGCATGGCCATACAGGAAAACCGCATCTACTGGCCGATGGAGGATCCCGCCGCAACAGAAGGGGGCGAAGAAGAACGGCTCGAAGCATTCCGCCGGGTGCGCGACGAACTGCAGACGAACCTGGCCGACTGGATTGAAAAAGCCTGA
- a CDS encoding sigma-54-dependent Fis family transcriptional regulator, with protein sequence MSAEIHQESLRLMQYISDAVGTLRDPRELFHTLTDKLRLIFEFDSAVIITLDKDRRHVSVFFEMLRFELPEGVTREKRLIAGSWFEPFLADPAVTVFSIERELQAHGDEAFPVLKILHGLGMRQIVLSPLRSGGRVIGFLNFVSREENVWSAADRELLAGVSSPIAMAVSNAMAYEELREREAQTAMQLAVNNALMTIRDRRKMLLAVCEQINKLVPAAFLGIRVFGDDGRARLFDNFMKDEHHRFMPVSVEERLELVEPEVAVRESLELIGRPGVYSGGVFSRLAEEYSLVAEVRDKYRISTLISAPLWDLPGSRAGVIISGSESPFGEEDLATVGLILPQLSLALQNWLAFEEIDKLRRKLEGERTYLVEEISAAHNFEEIIGQSPALAAVQRRVSQVAPTDATVLIEGETGTGKELFARAIHTLSPRRNSVLVKVNCAALPATLIESELFGHEKGSFTGAGARRIGKFELADGGTIFLDEIGELSLELQAKMLRVLQERELERIGGTRVIPVDVRVIAATNRDLQREVDEGRFREDLFFRLNAFPIALPPLRERHGDIPMLVMHFASKFAREFGRPARAIRENDMHDLGGRRWKGNIRELAHVVEQAVIVSEGSTLDFSAVLSQPVGISPSASGEMPTMEGFEEEVRRMQRQLILEALKSSNGRVSGRGGAAERLDMHPKTLYTRIEKLGIQKHHV encoded by the coding sequence ATGAGTGCTGAAATCCATCAGGAATCCCTCCGGCTGATGCAGTACATCAGCGACGCCGTGGGTACGCTCCGCGATCCGCGTGAGCTCTTCCATACTCTTACAGACAAACTCCGCCTGATCTTCGAGTTCGACTCGGCAGTCATCATCACCCTCGACAAGGACCGCCGCCATGTCAGCGTCTTTTTTGAGATGCTTCGTTTTGAGCTTCCCGAAGGGGTGACACGGGAAAAACGACTGATTGCGGGTTCGTGGTTCGAGCCGTTTCTGGCCGATCCGGCTGTCACCGTATTCAGTATCGAGCGTGAGCTTCAGGCGCATGGTGACGAAGCCTTTCCGGTCCTGAAGATCCTCCATGGCCTCGGTATGCGCCAGATTGTGCTCTCGCCGCTGCGCAGCGGAGGCAGAGTGATCGGATTCCTGAACTTCGTCTCCCGCGAGGAGAACGTCTGGAGCGCTGCCGATCGGGAACTGCTTGCCGGAGTATCCTCTCCCATCGCCATGGCGGTCAGTAATGCCATGGCCTACGAAGAGCTGCGCGAGAGGGAGGCTCAGACGGCGATGCAGCTGGCGGTAAACAACGCCCTCATGACCATCCGCGACCGGAGGAAAATGCTGCTTGCCGTCTGTGAGCAGATCAACAAGCTCGTTCCTGCGGCCTTTCTCGGCATCAGGGTCTTCGGCGATGACGGCCGGGCGCGCCTGTTCGACAACTTCATGAAGGATGAGCATCACCGGTTCATGCCCGTGTCGGTCGAAGAGCGCCTTGAGCTCGTTGAGCCGGAGGTGGCGGTGCGGGAAAGCCTTGAGCTCATAGGCCGCCCCGGCGTTTACTCAGGGGGAGTCTTCAGCCGCCTTGCCGAAGAGTACAGCCTTGTTGCCGAAGTGCGCGACAAATACCGGATCAGTACCCTCATCAGCGCACCGCTCTGGGATCTGCCAGGCAGCCGTGCGGGGGTCATCATCTCCGGCAGCGAAAGCCCATTCGGCGAGGAGGATCTGGCGACCGTGGGGCTCATTTTACCCCAGCTCTCACTAGCCCTGCAGAACTGGCTCGCGTTCGAGGAGATCGACAAGCTTCGCCGCAAACTCGAAGGCGAGCGCACTTACCTCGTCGAAGAGATCAGCGCCGCACACAACTTTGAGGAGATCATCGGCCAGAGCCCGGCGCTTGCAGCCGTGCAGCGCCGGGTAAGCCAGGTTGCGCCGACCGACGCAACCGTGCTGATCGAAGGAGAGACCGGTACAGGCAAGGAGCTCTTTGCCCGCGCCATTCATACTCTCTCTCCCCGCCGCAACAGCGTGCTGGTGAAGGTCAACTGCGCGGCCCTTCCCGCCACCCTCATCGAGTCCGAGCTCTTCGGTCATGAAAAAGGCAGCTTCACCGGAGCCGGCGCTCGCCGTATCGGCAAGTTCGAACTTGCTGACGGTGGCACCATTTTCCTTGATGAGATCGGAGAGCTCTCCCTTGAACTGCAGGCAAAGATGCTGCGGGTTCTTCAGGAGCGCGAACTCGAGCGGATCGGCGGAACAAGGGTCATTCCTGTCGACGTCCGTGTCATAGCCGCGACCAACCGCGACCTGCAGCGGGAGGTCGACGAGGGCCGGTTCCGCGAAGATCTCTTTTTCCGCCTGAATGCATTTCCCATTGCGCTCCCGCCGCTCCGGGAGCGGCACGGCGATATTCCGATGCTTGTCATGCACTTCGCTTCGAAATTCGCACGCGAGTTCGGCCGCCCTGCACGAGCCATCCGGGAGAACGACATGCACGACCTCGGTGGCCGGAGATGGAAAGGTAACATCCGCGAACTTGCCCATGTCGTCGAGCAGGCCGTCATCGTCAGCGAAGGCTCCACCCTTGATTTCTCCGCCGTGCTCAGCCAGCCGGTCGGCATCTCCCCCTCCGCCTCCGGGGAGATGCCGACCATGGAGGGGTTCGAGGAAGAGGTGCGCAGGATGCAGCGACAGCTCATCCTCGAAGCCCTCAAGAGTTCCAACGGGCGGGTCAGCGGCAGAGGCGGGGCAGCAGAACGCCTCGATATGCACCCGAAAACCCTCTACACCCGCATTGAAAAACTCGGTATACAGAAACACCACGTCTGA
- a CDS encoding COG4315 family predicted lipoprotein, whose protein sequence is MKKMGLVIAAVVMMLFFWKSGMAAEPDVRVMQKAGVGSYLADAEGMTLYWYKNDSKGRSTCTGACLDMWPAFYTGAVLSAAPSMKQDDFGTIRRPEGKMQNTFRGMPLYYYSMDRKVGDTMGHKMNNLWFVIDPLKFVAPEKQFYGKSKPSVGKE, encoded by the coding sequence ATGAAGAAGATGGGATTGGTGATTGCTGCAGTCGTGATGATGCTTTTTTTCTGGAAAAGCGGCATGGCGGCCGAGCCGGACGTAAGAGTGATGCAGAAAGCGGGGGTCGGCAGCTATCTTGCGGACGCTGAGGGAATGACATTGTACTGGTACAAAAACGATTCCAAAGGAAGGAGTACCTGTACGGGTGCATGCCTTGATATGTGGCCGGCTTTTTATACCGGCGCGGTCCTGAGTGCGGCTCCGTCGATGAAGCAGGATGATTTCGGCACCATTCGGCGGCCTGAGGGAAAAATGCAGAATACCTTCCGTGGCATGCCGCTCTATTACTATTCAATGGACCGCAAGGTGGGGGATACGATGGGTCACAAGATGAACAATCTCTGGTTTGTGATTGACCCTCTGAAGTTCGTGGCCCCGGAGAAACAGTTCTACGGCAAATCGAAGCCTTCAGTGGGGAAAGAATAG